The following coding sequences lie in one Flavobacterium sp. 20NA77.7 genomic window:
- a CDS encoding RelA/SpoT family protein, translating into MTEIDLEAENKAIAQEYKELLRISYQTLTDEDKKLIRKAFDVAVDAHKEQRRKSGEAYIFHPIAVAKIVASQIGLGATAIAAALMHDVVEDTEITIADIEKMFNPKIAQIVEGLTKIPRIKKDQEISLQAENFRKMLLTLHDDVRVILIKIADRLHNMQTMEGMADYKQAKIASETLYIYAPLAHRLGLYNIKTQLEDLSLKYTEPEVYTSIVSKIKETKEEQDAYIQSISEILSNSLKEEGIEFIIKGRPKSIYSIRRKMKVQGVTFDEVYDKFALRIIYKSNEHDEKFLAWKIYSVITDHYRPSPSRLRDWISSPKSSGYEALHVTVMGPKGRWVEIQVRSERMDEVAEKGYAAHYKYKNGESSEEHGLELWLNQLKEALENANTNAVDFVEDFKLNLYAKEIYVFTPKGEIKSLPKGATSLDFAFSIHSEIGVKTRGTKVNGKLVPLNHVLNSGDQVEIITSPNQKPNAQWLDYVTTSRAKTKIKNVLNENIKKIGEDGKEVLVRKLKHLKINFNEQTLNELVNYFKLQTSLDLFYRVGIGAINNQQLRDFAALKSNTLVNFFKKTITRKSSIDEDKIQKNEISKKYDLLVFGAEQDKLDYKLSPCCNPIPGDTVFGFVTINEGIKVHKTDCPNAISMQSNFAYRIIAAKWIDSSQEDFKATLKITGMDILGLTNELTKVISNQMHVNIQSISLSSEAGIFYGQVTVVVQNNTILKKLIENIKKVDGIDKVTRVYQA; encoded by the coding sequence ATGACTGAGATTGATTTAGAAGCAGAAAATAAAGCTATTGCTCAAGAATACAAAGAATTATTACGAATTAGTTATCAAACATTAACTGATGAAGATAAAAAACTAATTCGAAAGGCATTTGATGTAGCCGTAGATGCGCATAAAGAACAGCGTAGAAAGTCTGGGGAAGCCTATATTTTTCATCCTATAGCTGTGGCTAAAATAGTAGCTTCGCAAATAGGTCTAGGCGCAACCGCTATTGCAGCTGCACTCATGCATGATGTTGTGGAAGATACCGAAATCACAATTGCAGACATAGAAAAAATGTTTAATCCTAAAATTGCACAAATTGTCGAAGGATTAACAAAAATTCCAAGAATAAAAAAAGATCAAGAAATTTCGCTACAAGCAGAAAATTTCAGAAAAATGCTCTTAACGCTTCATGACGATGTGCGTGTTATTCTAATAAAAATTGCCGATAGATTGCACAATATGCAAACGATGGAAGGCATGGCCGATTACAAACAAGCTAAAATTGCTTCGGAAACATTATACATTTATGCTCCCCTAGCCCATCGTTTAGGCCTGTACAACATTAAAACACAATTAGAAGATTTAAGTTTAAAATACACCGAGCCTGAAGTATACACCTCTATTGTTAGTAAAATTAAAGAAACTAAAGAAGAACAAGACGCATATATTCAATCCATATCCGAAATTTTAAGTAATTCTTTAAAAGAAGAAGGCATTGAATTTATCATTAAAGGCCGTCCAAAATCGATTTATTCTATTAGACGAAAAATGAAAGTTCAAGGCGTTACTTTTGATGAAGTTTACGACAAATTTGCACTTCGTATTATTTACAAATCTAATGAACATGATGAAAAATTCTTAGCTTGGAAAATTTATTCTGTCATTACAGACCATTACCGTCCTAGTCCTAGCCGTTTAAGAGATTGGATTTCTTCTCCAAAATCCTCTGGCTACGAAGCACTTCACGTGACAGTGATGGGGCCAAAAGGGCGTTGGGTAGAAATTCAAGTGCGTAGCGAGCGTATGGACGAAGTCGCAGAAAAAGGCTATGCTGCACACTACAAATATAAAAATGGTGAATCATCTGAAGAACATGGCTTAGAACTTTGGCTAAACCAGCTAAAAGAAGCTTTAGAAAATGCAAATACAAATGCGGTCGATTTTGTTGAAGATTTCAAACTCAACTTATATGCTAAAGAAATCTATGTATTTACACCAAAAGGAGAAATTAAATCGCTTCCAAAAGGAGCTACTTCATTAGATTTTGCGTTTAGCATTCACTCTGAAATAGGTGTAAAAACAAGAGGAACAAAAGTAAATGGCAAGTTAGTTCCTCTAAATCATGTACTTAACAGCGGTGATCAAGTAGAAATAATTACGTCTCCAAATCAAAAACCAAACGCTCAATGGCTTGACTATGTAACCACTTCCCGTGCTAAAACCAAGATTAAAAATGTATTAAACGAAAACATTAAAAAAATTGGCGAAGACGGAAAAGAAGTATTGGTTAGAAAATTGAAACACTTAAAAATCAATTTTAACGAACAAACACTAAACGAATTAGTTAATTATTTTAAACTACAAACAAGTTTAGATTTATTTTACCGAGTGGGTATAGGTGCCATAAACAATCAACAATTAAGAGATTTTGCTGCATTAAAGAGTAATACATTAGTTAACTTTTTCAAAAAAACTATTACCCGTAAATCATCCATAGATGAGGATAAAATTCAAAAAAATGAAATCAGTAAAAAGTATGATTTATTAGTTTTTGGTGCAGAACAGGACAAACTAGACTACAAACTTTCGCCTTGCTGTAATCCTATTCCTGGTGATACCGTTTTTGGTTTTGTTACCATAAACGAGGGCATAAAAGTTCACAAAACAGATTGTCCAAATGCCATTAGCATGCAATCAAATTTTGCGTACCGAATTATTGCGGCAAAATGGATTGATTCTAGCCAAGAAGATTTTAAAGCTACATTGAAAATTACAGGTATGGATATTTTAGGTTTGACAAATGAACTTACAAAAGTCATTTCAAATCAAATGCATGTCAA